CCGCGCGACCAGGCACGACGATGGCCTTCATGGGCGCCGCAAGTATAACGTGACCGGGCGTGGAACGTTTTTCTCCGCCCGGTCCCCGTCAGCCCCCGCTCAGGCGGAGGGCGCTCCGGTGAGGACCTCCACACGACCGGTGTCGAGCGAGTAGTAGGCACTGACGACGGCCAGTCGGCCCTGCTTCACGAGTGGCGCGAAATCCTTGTTGGTCCGCAGGTCGGCGGCGGTCTGCTTGGTGTGGATCCGGACCATCGCGTCGACGGGGTCGGCGTGCTGCTGCTTGACGGTCTCCCGGTAGGCCGGCCGCAGGGCTTCGGCGATCGACTGGAGGTTGCCGGGCAGGGGCTTGTCGTCCTTGAGTGCCCCGTACGCCGCCTTGACCGCGCCGCATCGCTGGTGGCCGAGGACCACGACGAGTGGGGTTGCGGACGTCATCGGCCCGTACTCCACGGAGCCGACGACGACCGGTCCGACGACCTGTCCGCCGGTGCGCATCACGAACAGGTCGCCGAGGCCCGTGTCGAAGACGAGCTCCGGCGGCACGCGGGAGTCGATGCAGGAGAGGATCACGCCGTACGGGTCCTGCGCCTCGGCGACGAACTCGCGCCGCTCCGGATCGCGGTCGGGGTGCTGCAGCTTGCCGTCCACCCAGCGCTTGTTGCCGTCCATCAGCCGTGCGAACGCGGACCAGGGCGAATCCGGTCGCGCGGCCGCCGCGGGAGAGGGCGAGGGCGCGCCCGCCGCGGCCGCGGCCTTGCCCGTGCCCGCGGTGTCCTTCGACGAGCAGGCGGTGAGCAGCGCTGCGCCGGCAGCCAGCCCGCCGGTGAGTATGGCCCTGCGCTGCGGTGCTTTGGCGGTCGCCATGTGGCGGTCCCCTTTCGGTCGCCGCTGTCCCTGGTGGAAGGCGGTGAGACCACTCTTGCGGAAGGCCGGCCAGCACCCGTCCAACGCCCGTACAACGCAAGGGAAGGACTGATCCAATACGCGGGATGCGACCGCGTCCGGACCCTCGGTGATCGGGCTCAGGGGGAAGACCCGTCTACAGCGACCGGCGACGGTCGGCAACGGCGACCGGTAGGGCGCCCTGCGGTCAGGACCGCGCCGTGCCGGTCGCCGCGCCGCTCGGCGCCGCCGCCCCGCCGCTTCCGAAGCGGACCCCCTTGGCCTCCTTGCCGAGCGCGCTCAGCACGATGACCACGGCCAGGGTGGGCACGATGGTCCATGCCATAGCCGACGGGTAGCCGTGGCGCTCGGCGAGGGCCTCCTGGATCGGCAGGTTGAGCGCGGCGATCAGGTTGCCGAGCTGGTAGGTGACGCCGGGGTAGAAGCCCCGGACGGCGTCCGGGCTCATCTCGGTCAGATGCGCCGGGATGACGCCCCACGCGCCCTGCACACACACCTGCATCAGGAAGGACGACAGCATCAGCCAGCCGACGGTGGTGGACAGCACGAAGAACGGCACCACGACCAGCCCCGCGGCCGCCGCGATCATGATGGTCCGGCGGCGGCCCAGCCGCTCGGAGTACGCACCGAGCAGCACCCCGCCGATCATGGCGCCGATGTTGTAGACCACGGCGATCGCGATCGACGTGTTGGCCGACAGGTCGAGGCCCTTCTTCACGAAGGTGGGGTAGATGTCCTGGGTGCCGTGCGACATCCAGTTGAAGGCGGTCATCAACGCGACCAGGTAGACAAAGCGCCGCAGCACCGCCGGGTTCTTGAACACGTGGTGTGCGGGGGTGCGGTTGAGCTGGACACTCTTCTCCCACACCTCGCTCTCCTCCACCTTGCTGCGCACCCACAGCGCGACCAGGGCGGGCAGCAGGCTGAAGGCGAACAGACCCCGCCAGCCGAAGACGGGCTCGATGACGAAGAACGCCACGGCGGCCAGGAGATACCCCAGCGAGTAGCCGCTCTGCAGCAGGCCCGACCAGAATCCGCGCCGTTCGGTGGGGATCTTCTCCATGGCCAGGGCCGCGCCCAGACCCCACTCGCCGCCCATGCCGATGCCGTAGAGCAGGCGCAGCACCAGCAGCACGGTGTAGTTGGGTGCGAAGGCACAGGCGAAGCCGACGATCGAGTAGAAGACGACGTCGACCATGAGGGGGACGCGGCGGCCTCGACGGTCCGCCCACATGCCGAAGAGCAGTGCGCCGATCGGCCGCATCACCAGGGTCGCGGTGGTGAGGAAGGCCATGTCGGTGAGGGAGACATGGAAGTCGTCGGCTATCTCGCTGTAGACGAGCACGACCAGGAAGTAGTCGAACGCGTCCATCGCCCAGCCGAGATAGGCGGCCACGAAGGCGTTGCGCTGGTCTTTGGTCAGACCCGCTGCCTGCCCTGTCACGGTCTTCAGCACTGTGGCCTCCCGAAGTTCGCAGCCGAGGCTAGGCAGGCGGCGGCGGGAATCGGGCAAAGCACGAGCCAGTTTTGGACCAAGAGCGCCGATGGTCCGTCAACGGCGTTCGGGGAGCCGCCGTCCCGGTGCCGGGACACCGCCGGATGCCGCCGCGTCGATCAGGCGGCGGAAGGTGGGGCACTCCAGATGGCTGGGCGCGGGGCAGGCGGCGGCGTGCCGCAGGGAGTCCCGCAGGACGCCCAGTTCGCGGATCCTTCTGTCCAGTTCGTCCGCCTTGTCCGACAGGGCGCGCCGGTCGATCCGCGGCTGCCCGTCCGGGGCGAACATGTGCGCGATCTCGTCGAGCGAGAACCCGGCCGTCCGCCCCAGCGCGATCAGCGCCAGCCGCTCCAGGACCCCGGGGTCGTACTGACGCCGCAGCCCGCGCCGGCCGGTCGAGGCGATCAGCCCCTTTTCCTCGTAGAACCTCAGCGTCGAGGCGGGCAGACCGGCGCGGTGCGTCACTTCGGCGATGTCCAGGTCTGTCATTGTCTTGACCTCAAGTCGACTTGAAGTAGAACGCTGTCATCGCGTCCCGACGAAGGCAAGCAGAGGGAGAGACGAAGATGGATGCATCACGCAGGTCGGACGACGAGCAGGCCGCCCGCTGGAACGGGCCCTCCGGCCATGCCTGGGTGGATCTCCAGGGGGTGCTGAACGGCATGTTCAGGCCCTTGGAGGAGCTGCTCGTCGACGCCGTGACCGCCGAACACGTGGCGAGTGTGCTCGACGTCGGCTGCGGCACGGGCGGTGTCACCCGGGCCGTCGCCCGCAGGGTCGGTCACTGCGTCGGAATCGACATCTCCGGCCCGATGATCGAGACGGCCCGGGCGCACGCCGAGCAGGAGGGCGTACCGGCGTCCTTCATCCAGGCCGACGCACAGGAGTACGCGTTCGAAGCCGGTGCCTTCGACGCCGTCATCTCGCGCTTCGGCGTCATGTTCTTCAGCGACCCCGTGCGGGCCTTCAGCAATCTGCGGGGCACGGTGAGGGACGGGGCCGGGCTGCGGTGCGTCGTGTGGCGGGGCCCCGAGGAGAACCCGTTCATGACGACGGCCGAGCGCGCCGCGGCCCCGTTCCTGCCGGACCTGCCCGCCCGGCAGCCGGACCAGCCGGGCCAGTTCGCCTTCGCGGACCCGGAGCGAGTCCACCGCGTCCTGGCGGAGAGCGGCTGGGCCGGGATCGACATCCAGCCGGTCGACGCGGTCTGCGCGCTGCCCGAGAAGGAACTCGTCACCTACTTCACCCGGCTCGGTCCGCTCGGCACGGTCCTGCCGGGGGCCGACGAGCGGACCCGCGCCGAGATCGTCGAGGCCGTCCGCCCCGCCTTCGACCCGTTCGTGCAAGGCGCGGAGGTCCGCTACACCGCGGCCTGCTGGATGGTCTCGGCGCGTGCCGCCGGCGCGAAACTTTCGTGAGATCCGGCCCCCTTTTCCGGGCACGGGCGACCGGCGCATAGTGAGATCACGATGACGCAGAAAAGAGCCCTGGTGGTCCGAGGCGGCTGGGAAGGGCATCAGCCGGTCGAGGCCACGGAACTGTTCCTGCCCTTCCTCCGGAGCAACGGGTACGCCGTCCGGGTCGAGGAGTCGACGGAGATCTACGCGGATGCCGCCGAGATGGCCGGCACGGACCTGGTCGTGCAGTGCGTGACGATGTCGGAGATCACGCACGACGAGCTGGCCGGGCTGACCTCCGCGGTCGTGGCCGGCACCGGCTTCACCGGCTGGCACGGCGGCATCGCCGACTCGTTCCGCGCCTCCTCGGACTATCTCCACCTGGTGGGCGGCCAGTTCGCCACGCACCCCGGCAAGGAACCGTGCGAGCGCCGGGGTGAGGCGGCGGACAACTTCCTGCCGCACACCATCACCCTCACCGAGGCCGGCCGCGAGCACCCGATCACGTCCGGCATCGAGGACTTCGCACTGGACACCGAGCAGTACTGGGTGCTCCACGACGACCTCATCGACGTCCTGGCCACCACCACGCACCCCGCCCGGCCGTGGCAGCCCTGGCACCGGCCGGTCAGCTCACCCGCGGTCTGGACCCGCCGGTGGGGTGCCGGGCGGGTCGTGGTGACGACCCCGGGGCACAGCGTCGGCGTGCTGGAGAACCCCCACGTCCGCACCATCATCGAGAGGGGCATGCTGTGGGCGACGCGCACCGCGTCGGGATCGTAGGGCTCGGCGTCATCTCCCGCGCGTACCTGGACACGCTCGTCGGCCATGCCGGTGTGCGCGTCACCGCGGTCGCCGACCTCGACGCCTCCCGGTCGGCCGCGGCCGCCGCCGAACTGCCCGGCGCCCGGGCGCTGACGGTCGAGGAGCTGCTGAGCAGCCCGGACGTGGACACGGTGCTGAACCTGACGACGCCGGCAGCCCACGCCGAGATAGCGCTCGGGGCGATCGGCCACGGCAAGAACGTCTACGGGGAGAAGCCTCTGGCGGCGACCCTGGAGGACGCCCGGGCCGTCCTGGAAGCCGCCGGGAAGGCGGGCACCGGTGTGGGCTGCGCCCCGGACACCGTCCTGGGCACAGGAGTTCAGACCGCGCGGGCGGCCGTGGAGGCGGGGAGCATCGGACGCCCCCAGTTCGCCTCGGCCGTGATGGTCACCCCGGGCCATGAACGCTGGCACCCCCACCCCGACTTCTACTACACGGCCGGCGGCGGCCCGCTGCTGGACATGGGGCCGTACTACCTCACGTCGCTGGTCCATCTGCTGGGGCCGGTGCGTGCCGTGACCGGGGCGGCCGGGCGGCTGCGCGCCGAGCGCGTCATCGGATCCGGCCCGCGCGCGGGCGAGCGCATACCGGTCGAGGTGGACAGCCATGTCTCCGGAGTACTGGAGCACGTGAACGGGACGCTGACGACGCTCACGACGAGTTTCGACGGCGTGGCCACCACGGCCGCGCCGATCGAGGTCCACGGCGAGAGCGGCAGCCTCTCGGTCCCCGACCCGAACCGCTTCGACGGCGAGGTACGCCTCCACGCCCTCGGCGACACCCGGTGGCGCGCCCTTGCGGCGTCAGCGGGCTACGCGGACGGCGCACGCGGCGTGGGACTGCTCGACTTCCTCACCGCCGACGGGGAGCGGGTGCCGCGCGCGAGCGGTGAACTCGCCCTGCACGTGCTGGAGACGATGACCGCTCTGCTGCGTTCGGCTGCCGAGGGGCGTCGGATCGAGCTGACGACGTCGGCCCAGGTGCCCGCGCCCGTGCCCCTGACGGCCGCCGCGCAGTGGCACGGCCGGCCCGCCTGACGTCAGTCCACGGGCCAGGTGTGCGCGGGTGCGTTCATGTGCATGTAGTCCATGTACGTCCGGGTCATCTGCCGCAGTGCCTCCCGCCGGTCGGAGATGCCGGCCTTCTCCAGGTGGTGCACCATCTCCGCCTGCCACAGGGCCCCGTTGCGGGCGGTGACGCAGCGCTGCTCGATGATGCCCAGCAGGGGTTCGCGCCACGCGGCGTCCATGCCGGTCAGCTCCAGGCCCTTGTGGGCCAGGGGCAGCAGACGCCGCAACACCAGTTCCGTGACCGGTACTTCGCCCACGCCGGGCCAGTACAGGCGGGCGTCGATGCCGTCGCGGGCCGCGGTGTGCAGGTTCTCCTCGGCGACCGAGAAGGACATCCGCGACCACACCGGCCGGTCCTCGTCGACCAGGGCGCGGGTCAGGCCGTAGTAGAAGGCGCCGTTGGCGATGATGTCCGCCACGGTGGGGCCGGCGGGCAGCACCCGGTTCTCGATGCGCAGATGCGGGCCGCTGTCGGTGACCGCGTAGATGGGGCGGTTCCAGCGGTAGATCGTGCCGTTGTGCAGGGTCAGTTCGCCCAGCTGGGGGACGCCGCCGCTGTCGAGTTCCCGCTGGGGGTCCTCGTCCTCGCACAGTGGCAGCAGGGCCGGGAAGTAGCGCACGTTCTCCTCGAAGAGGTCGAAGACGCTGGTGATCCAGCGCTCCCCGAACCACACCCGTGGCCGTACGCCCTGGGCCTTGATCTCCTCGGGGCGGGTGTCGGTGGCCTGCTCGAACAGGGGGATGCGGGTCTCGCGCCACAGCTCCTTGCCGAACAGGAACGGCGAGTTCGCCGCGAGGGCGATCTGCACGCCCGCGATGGCCTGGGCCGCGTTCCAGTAGTGCGGGAACTCCCTCGGCTCGACCTGGAGATGGAACTGGGTGCTGGTGCAGGCGGCCTCGGGAGTGATCGTGTCGGCGTACGTCGACAGGCGTTCCACGCCGTCGACCTTGATCCGCAGGTCCTCGCCCCGGGCCGCGAAGATCTGCTCGTTGAGCAGCCGGTAGCGCGGGTCGCCGGAGAGCGCGGACTCGCTGACGTCCGGCTCGCCCAGGGTGGGCAGGATGCCGACCATGATCAGGTGCGCGCCCACCGCCGCGGCGCGGTCCTCGGCGTGGTTGAGGGCGTCCCGGATGGCCTGCTCCCAGGAACCGGGACCGCCGGCCGTGAGCTGCCGGGGCGGGATGTTGATCTCCAGGTTGAAGCGGCCGAGCTCGCTCGACCAGGCGGGGTCGGCGATCGCCTGGAGCACGTCGGTGTTGCGCATCGCGGGCAGTCCGGCGTCGTCCACAAGGTTGAGCTCGATCTCCAGCCCGACCTGAGGGCGCTCGCTCTCGAACCCCGACTCGTGGAGCATCCGGGCGAGCACCTCGAGGTCGGTGTGCATCTTCTCCCGGTACCGACGGCGGTCCTCCCGTGTGAACACCAGGGCCGGCACGTCACGTCCCATGTGCCCTCCTGCGCTCCTTCGGCGGATACGTCCGCTCCCAGCGGATGGGTCTCGTCCCAGAGTCGCACCTTGTCCTCGACCCCGCACCCACCTAGCCTGAGTTTGTGCCGCAAATAAACAAACCCCGAACGCACAGTGACGTGCCGGGCAACGGCAGCTCCCTGACCCGACTACGGATCGCTCTCACCGTCTTCTTCGCCCTCGACGGCTTCGTCTTCGCCGGCTGGGTCGTGCGCATCCCCGCCATCAAGGCGCAGACCGGCGCCTCCGCCAGTGCCCTCGGCCTCGCCCTCCTGGGCGTCTCCGCCGGGGCCGTCATCACCATGACCCTCACGGGACGCCTGTGTCGCCGCTACGGGAACCACCGGGTCACCGTCGTCTGCGCCGTCCTGCTCTCCCTCAGCGTCGCCCTGCCCCCACTGACCCACTCAGCGCTCGCGCTGGGCCTGGTCCTGCTGCTCTTCGGGGCCGCGTACGGCGGGATCAACGTCGCCTTCAACAGCGCGGCCGTCGAACTGGTGGCCGCGCTGCGAAGGCCGGTCATGCCGAGCTTCCACGCCGCGTTCAGCCTGGGCGGCATGGTCGGAGCGGGGCTGGGCGGGCTGGTCGCGGGAGTCCTCTCCCCCACGCGGCACCTGCTGCTGCTCACGCTCGTCGGCCTGCTCGTCACCGCAGCGGCGGGCCCCGCCCTCCTGCGGCACGAGCCGCCGGCGCCCCCGGAGCGGGAGGTTCCCACCGAGGGCGCCCCGCGCCGCCTGGACGGCCGCACCCGGGCGCTGGTGATCGTCTTCGGCCTCATCGCGGGGTGCACCGCGTACGGCGAGGGGGCGCTGGCCGACTGGGGCGCCCTGCACCTCGAACAGGATCTGCACGCCTCGGCGGGCGTCGCGGCCGCGGGCTACTCCTGCTTCGCGCTGGCCATGACGGTGGGGCGGCTGTCCGGCACGACGCTCCTGGAACGCCTGGGGCGGACCCGGACCGTCGTCGCCGGCGGCACCACCGCGGCGGCCGGGATGCTGCTCGGCTCCCTCGCCCCCTCCCTCTGGGCGGCCCTCCTCGGATACGCGATCACGGGCATCGGCCTCGCGAACCTCTTCCCCGTGGCGGTGGAACGGGCGGGCGCCCTCGCCGGCCCGGGCGGCGTCGCCACGGCCTCCACGCTGGGCTACGGCGGCATGCTCCTCGGCCCACCCGCCATCGGCTTCATGGCGGACTGGTTCACCCTGCCTGCCGCGCTGACCAGCGTGGCGGTGCTGGCGGCGGTGGCGGCGCTCGTGGGGGCGCTGGTGGGGGCACCGGCGCGACGGGCGGCCGGGGGCTGAACGGGGGATGCCGCCAGGTCGTGCGGACACGGCCCAGGGGGGAGACCGGTGATCCTGGGTACCCGTGGCCACGCCCGTGGTGATCATCGGGCCCTACGCCGTGTACAAGGAGGCAGACCCGTGACCGAACAGCAGCACCCAGGAGAGCAGCACCCGACCCCGGAGTTTCCCTCTCAGGACCAGCCGCACCCCGGCTGGACGGGGCCGATGGACCCGCCCCCGGACCACGGTGAGGAGTCCTACCGGGGCAGCGGCCGGCTGGCCGACCGCAAGGCCGTGATCACCGGCGGTGACTCCGGGATCGGCCGCGCGGTCGCCCTGGCGTTCGCCCGTGAGGGAGCCGACGTGCTCTTCACCCATCTGGAGGACGAGAAGGACGACGCCGCCGAGACGGCCCGGCTGATCGAGGAGGCCGGCCGGCGTGCCGTGCCCGTCTCGTGCGACGTGCGCGAGGAGGAGAACTGCCGGGCGCTGATCGACCGTGCCGTGGAGGAGTTCGGCCGGATCGACGTCCTCGTGAACAACGCGGCGTACCAGATGTCCCAGCCCGACGGCATCGAGGCGATCACCACCGAGCAGTTCGACCGGGTGCTGCGCACCAACCTGTACGGCATGTTCTGGCTGTGCAAGCTGGCCCTGCCGCACATCCCGGAGGGTGGCGGCATCATCAACTCCACGTCGGTGCAGGCGTACAAGCCCAGTCCGCATCTGCTGGACTACGCGACGACGAAGGGCGCGATCGTCACCTTCACGCAGGGGCTGGCGCAGATGCTGATCGAGAAGGGCATCCGCGTCAACGCGGTGGCACCGGGCCCGGTGTGGACGCCGCTGATCCCGGCGACCCTGCCGGACACCCAGACGTTCGGCAAGCAGGCCCCCATCGGACGGCCCGCCCAGCCTGCCGAAATGGCTCCGGCGTACGTCTTCCTCGCCTCGCAGGAGGCGTCGTACATCACCGCCGAGATCGTCAACGCGACGGGCGGGACGCCGCTGCCCTAGCCGCCGGAGCCGGCCGCAGGAAAACCCCGGGCCTGGAGCGCGCTCCATACGGCAGACTCGGCTTCATGGAGACCCCGGAGTTCCTTCAAACGCTGGAGACGGAAGGCCGGTGGCTGGCCGCGGCCGCCGAGGAGGCGGGGACGGACGCGAAGGTGCCCACCTGCCCCGAGTGGCAGGTGCGCGACCTGCTGCGGCACACGGGCGCGGTGCACCGCTGGGCCGCCGCCCACGTCGCCGAGCGGGCCACCGCACCTCGCCCGCTGGTCGAACCCACCGACCTCGACGGAGCGGAGCTCGTGGCCTGGTACCGCGACAGCCACCGGCACCTCGTCGGCACGCTGGCCGCCGCCGCGCCCGACGTGGAGTGCTTCACCTTCCTGCCCGCACCGTCCCCGCTGGCCTTCTGGGCCCGGCGGCAGGCGCACGAGACGGCCGTGCACCGGGTCGACGCGGAGTCCGCACGCGGCGGCGACCCGACCGCCGTCACTCCCCGGTTCGCGACCGACGGCATCGACGAGTTGCTGCGCGGCTTCCACGCCCGCCCCAAGAGCCGGGTCCGCACGCCCGAGCCGCGCGTCCTGCGGGTCCGCACGCAGGACACCGGCGCGGTGTGGACGGTACGGCTGTCGCCGGAGCCGCCCGTGACCACGCGGGACGCGTCCGGGGAAGCCGAGTGCGAACTGTCCGGCCCCGCCGAACAGTTGTATCTGGCGCTGTGGAACCGGGCGCCCCTGCCCGGCGCCACGGGCGACCAGGCGCTCGCCACGCTGTGGCGGGAGGCGTCGGCGGTCT
This is a stretch of genomic DNA from Streptomyces hawaiiensis. It encodes these proteins:
- a CDS encoding carbonic anhydrase, which produces MATAKAPQRRAILTGGLAAGAALLTACSSKDTAGTGKAAAAAGAPSPSPAAAARPDSPWSAFARLMDGNKRWVDGKLQHPDRDPERREFVAEAQDPYGVILSCIDSRVPPELVFDTGLGDLFVMRTGGQVVGPVVVGSVEYGPMTSATPLVVVLGHQRCGAVKAAYGALKDDKPLPGNLQSIAEALRPAYRETVKQQHADPVDAMVRIHTKQTAADLRTNKDFAPLVKQGRLAVVSAYYSLDTGRVEVLTGAPSA
- a CDS encoding MFS transporter: MLKTVTGQAAGLTKDQRNAFVAAYLGWAMDAFDYFLVVLVYSEIADDFHVSLTDMAFLTTATLVMRPIGALLFGMWADRRGRRVPLMVDVVFYSIVGFACAFAPNYTVLLVLRLLYGIGMGGEWGLGAALAMEKIPTERRGFWSGLLQSGYSLGYLLAAVAFFVIEPVFGWRGLFAFSLLPALVALWVRSKVEESEVWEKSVQLNRTPAHHVFKNPAVLRRFVYLVALMTAFNWMSHGTQDIYPTFVKKGLDLSANTSIAIAVVYNIGAMIGGVLLGAYSERLGRRRTIMIAAAAGLVVVPFFVLSTTVGWLMLSSFLMQVCVQGAWGVIPAHLTEMSPDAVRGFYPGVTYQLGNLIAALNLPIQEALAERHGYPSAMAWTIVPTLAVVIVLSALGKEAKGVRFGSGGAAAPSGAATGTARS
- a CDS encoding helix-turn-helix domain-containing protein; protein product: MTDLDIAEVTHRAGLPASTLRFYEEKGLIASTGRRGLRRQYDPGVLERLALIALGRTAGFSLDEIAHMFAPDGQPRIDRRALSDKADELDRRIRELGVLRDSLRHAAACPAPSHLECPTFRRLIDAAASGGVPAPGRRLPERR
- a CDS encoding class I SAM-dependent methyltransferase; the encoded protein is MDASRRSDDEQAARWNGPSGHAWVDLQGVLNGMFRPLEELLVDAVTAEHVASVLDVGCGTGGVTRAVARRVGHCVGIDISGPMIETARAHAEQEGVPASFIQADAQEYAFEAGAFDAVISRFGVMFFSDPVRAFSNLRGTVRDGAGLRCVVWRGPEENPFMTTAERAAAPFLPDLPARQPDQPGQFAFADPERVHRVLAESGWAGIDIQPVDAVCALPEKELVTYFTRLGPLGTVLPGADERTRAEIVEAVRPAFDPFVQGAEVRYTAACWMVSARAAGAKLS
- a CDS encoding ThuA domain-containing protein produces the protein MTQKRALVVRGGWEGHQPVEATELFLPFLRSNGYAVRVEESTEIYADAAEMAGTDLVVQCVTMSEITHDELAGLTSAVVAGTGFTGWHGGIADSFRASSDYLHLVGGQFATHPGKEPCERRGEAADNFLPHTITLTEAGREHPITSGIEDFALDTEQYWVLHDDLIDVLATTTHPARPWQPWHRPVSSPAVWTRRWGAGRVVVTTPGHSVGVLENPHVRTIIERGMLWATRTASGS
- a CDS encoding Gfo/Idh/MocA family protein — its product is MGDAHRVGIVGLGVISRAYLDTLVGHAGVRVTAVADLDASRSAAAAAELPGARALTVEELLSSPDVDTVLNLTTPAAHAEIALGAIGHGKNVYGEKPLAATLEDARAVLEAAGKAGTGVGCAPDTVLGTGVQTARAAVEAGSIGRPQFASAVMVTPGHERWHPHPDFYYTAGGGPLLDMGPYYLTSLVHLLGPVRAVTGAAGRLRAERVIGSGPRAGERIPVEVDSHVSGVLEHVNGTLTTLTTSFDGVATTAAPIEVHGESGSLSVPDPNRFDGEVRLHALGDTRWRALAASAGYADGARGVGLLDFLTADGERVPRASGELALHVLETMTALLRSAAEGRRIELTTSAQVPAPVPLTAAAQWHGRPA
- a CDS encoding glutamate--cysteine ligase — translated: MGRDVPALVFTREDRRRYREKMHTDLEVLARMLHESGFESERPQVGLEIELNLVDDAGLPAMRNTDVLQAIADPAWSSELGRFNLEINIPPRQLTAGGPGSWEQAIRDALNHAEDRAAAVGAHLIMVGILPTLGEPDVSESALSGDPRYRLLNEQIFAARGEDLRIKVDGVERLSTYADTITPEAACTSTQFHLQVEPREFPHYWNAAQAIAGVQIALAANSPFLFGKELWRETRIPLFEQATDTRPEEIKAQGVRPRVWFGERWITSVFDLFEENVRYFPALLPLCEDEDPQRELDSGGVPQLGELTLHNGTIYRWNRPIYAVTDSGPHLRIENRVLPAGPTVADIIANGAFYYGLTRALVDEDRPVWSRMSFSVAEENLHTAARDGIDARLYWPGVGEVPVTELVLRRLLPLAHKGLELTGMDAAWREPLLGIIEQRCVTARNGALWQAEMVHHLEKAGISDRREALRQMTRTYMDYMHMNAPAHTWPVD
- a CDS encoding MFS transporter; its protein translation is MPGNGSSLTRLRIALTVFFALDGFVFAGWVVRIPAIKAQTGASASALGLALLGVSAGAVITMTLTGRLCRRYGNHRVTVVCAVLLSLSVALPPLTHSALALGLVLLLFGAAYGGINVAFNSAAVELVAALRRPVMPSFHAAFSLGGMVGAGLGGLVAGVLSPTRHLLLLTLVGLLVTAAAGPALLRHEPPAPPEREVPTEGAPRRLDGRTRALVIVFGLIAGCTAYGEGALADWGALHLEQDLHASAGVAAAGYSCFALAMTVGRLSGTTLLERLGRTRTVVAGGTTAAAGMLLGSLAPSLWAALLGYAITGIGLANLFPVAVERAGALAGPGGVATASTLGYGGMLLGPPAIGFMADWFTLPAALTSVAVLAAVAALVGALVGAPARRAAGG
- a CDS encoding SDR family oxidoreductase, with the translated sequence MTEQQHPGEQHPTPEFPSQDQPHPGWTGPMDPPPDHGEESYRGSGRLADRKAVITGGDSGIGRAVALAFAREGADVLFTHLEDEKDDAAETARLIEEAGRRAVPVSCDVREEENCRALIDRAVEEFGRIDVLVNNAAYQMSQPDGIEAITTEQFDRVLRTNLYGMFWLCKLALPHIPEGGGIINSTSVQAYKPSPHLLDYATTKGAIVTFTQGLAQMLIEKGIRVNAVAPGPVWTPLIPATLPDTQTFGKQAPIGRPAQPAEMAPAYVFLASQEASYITAEIVNATGGTPLP
- a CDS encoding maleylpyruvate isomerase family mycothiol-dependent enzyme; the encoded protein is METPEFLQTLETEGRWLAAAAEEAGTDAKVPTCPEWQVRDLLRHTGAVHRWAAAHVAERATAPRPLVEPTDLDGAELVAWYRDSHRHLVGTLAAAAPDVECFTFLPAPSPLAFWARRQAHETAVHRVDAESARGGDPTAVTPRFATDGIDELLRGFHARPKSRVRTPEPRVLRVRTQDTGAVWTVRLSPEPPVTTRDASGEAECELSGPAEQLYLALWNRAPLPGATGDQALATLWREASAV